In a genomic window of Vicinamibacteria bacterium:
- a CDS encoding matrixin family metalloprotease: MRNTTGAGNHVTVGPPNAFTAPLASRTRASRCARGLGALSALLFVCVWHSRGETQVERTLGPLDGQRRVPYFIASGEPGSAYRDSDRELARWALEAWERNANGAFHFVASPEATALVRIHWVPAGRGEYGEMRRLMVDGRRGAAVFIRPDTDALGEAIGQGARADELFRDTIVYLTCVHELGHALGLQHTAEFQDVMYFFGYGGDIAGFFARYRRRLQARADIAGEAGLSDGDLAQLHSLYRK; encoded by the coding sequence ATGCGAAACACGACCGGAGCCGGAAATCATGTCACGGTCGGGCCGCCGAATGCCTTCACGGCCCCGCTTGCGAGCCGCACGCGCGCTAGCCGCTGCGCAAGGGGTCTCGGTGCGCTCTCGGCACTACTCTTCGTCTGCGTGTGGCACAGCCGCGGCGAAACTCAAGTAGAGCGGACTCTGGGGCCCCTCGACGGGCAACGGCGGGTCCCGTACTTCATCGCCTCGGGCGAGCCCGGCTCGGCGTACCGCGACTCCGACCGCGAGCTCGCACGTTGGGCCCTCGAGGCGTGGGAGCGCAACGCCAACGGCGCATTCCACTTCGTGGCGAGTCCCGAGGCCACAGCGCTGGTTCGCATCCACTGGGTGCCGGCGGGGCGTGGCGAATACGGCGAGATGCGACGCCTGATGGTGGATGGCCGCCGTGGCGCGGCGGTGTTCATCCGGCCCGACACCGACGCGCTCGGCGAGGCGATCGGCCAGGGCGCCCGCGCCGACGAGCTGTTTCGAGACACGATCGTCTATCTCACGTGCGTCCACGAGCTCGGCCATGCACTCGGGCTCCAGCACACCGCGGAGTTCCAAGACGTGATGTATTTCTTCGGCTACGGAGGCGACATCGCCGGGTTCTTCGCCCGTTATCGCCGTCGCCTGCAAGCCCGCGCCGACATCGCCGGCGAGGCCGGGTTGTCCGACGGCGATCTGGCCCAGTTGCATTCGTTATACCGCAAGTAG
- the add gene encoding adenosine deaminase: MSSRAEAVRSLPKVEIHLHLEGAIPLPALYELVCKYGGAGEVRGIEDLKKRFRYTDFPHFLSTWTWKNGFLREYEDFTFVASEVARDLAAQNIRYVEAFHSPGDFAMLHGLDVARITEATRKGLDSVKDRVEVRLIADLTRDFGPERGFTWLKELAADKPMKIVGIGLGGSEHAFPPEPYGDAYREARRLGLRTTAHAGEASGATSIWGAIRSLEVDRIGHGTRAAEDPALVRHLVEHQIPVEMCPISNLRTGVVDSLEHHPIRSYFDEGVLVSVNTDDPKMFQTSLQEEYEALARDLGFTLAEIGKLVSNAIDSTWADAQTKQRLRDELAASLARALPQGGSP, translated from the coding sequence ATGTCATCTCGCGCCGAAGCCGTCCGCTCCCTCCCCAAAGTCGAGATCCACCTTCACCTCGAGGGCGCGATTCCCCTTCCCGCACTCTACGAGCTCGTGTGCAAGTATGGAGGCGCGGGCGAGGTGCGGGGCATCGAGGACCTGAAGAAACGGTTTCGCTACACCGATTTCCCTCACTTTCTGTCCACCTGGACGTGGAAGAATGGTTTCCTCCGGGAGTACGAGGACTTCACTTTCGTCGCCTCCGAGGTGGCAAGGGACCTGGCGGCGCAGAACATCCGGTACGTCGAAGCGTTTCACTCTCCAGGAGACTTCGCGATGCTCCATGGGCTCGACGTCGCCCGCATCACCGAAGCCACGCGGAAGGGTCTGGACAGCGTGAAGGATCGAGTCGAAGTCCGTCTCATCGCCGACCTCACACGAGATTTCGGACCCGAGCGCGGGTTCACCTGGCTGAAGGAGCTCGCGGCGGACAAGCCGATGAAGATCGTCGGAATCGGGTTGGGAGGGTCGGAGCACGCCTTTCCCCCCGAACCCTATGGCGATGCTTATCGCGAGGCCCGGCGGCTCGGCCTCAGGACCACCGCGCACGCCGGAGAAGCCTCCGGGGCCACGAGCATCTGGGGCGCCATCCGGAGTCTCGAGGTGGATCGTATCGGCCACGGTACCCGCGCCGCCGAGGACCCGGCTCTGGTGCGACATCTGGTCGAGCACCAGATCCCGGTCGAGATGTGCCCCATCTCGAACCTCCGAACCGGAGTGGTCGACTCGCTGGAGCATCACCCCATTCGCTCTTACTTCGACGAGGGCGTGCTCGTGTCAGTGAACACCGATGACCCCAAGATGTTCCAAACGTCGCTCCAGGAAGAGTACGAAGCACTCGCCCGCGACCTGGGTTTCACTCTCGCCGAGATCGGAAAGCTCGTCTCGAACGCGATCGATTCGACCTGGGCGGATGCTCAGACGAAGCAGCGGCTCCGGGACGAGCTGGCGGCTTCTCTCGCTCGAGCTCTGCCCCAGGGAGGCTCACCGTGA
- a CDS encoding c-type cytochrome, whose product MLTGKHVEDVPLEFGRIVSRNITKHPENGIGGWTDGELAYLLKTGIDRNGVYVPPYMSKLPHLSDEDLFSIIAFLRSDDPLVAPEAVDPPGVTEPSFLTKALTRFVFGPLPYPDAPVPPPPPGDEVALGRYLVVNLDCYSCHSEDFKTMNVAEPEKTPGYLGGGNPLLGLSGETIYSPNLTPHEGTGIGTWTREEFLRAVREGFRPDHTPLLYPMVPLPELSDAEVGAIYAYLRTVPPIERAVARADQPALAETLDGEALYRYYGCRSCHGDNGVGIADLRQANTSYPADEDLRRWIEDPSTTKPGTKMPTWRGVIAEEHYAPLMAYVRALGNRN is encoded by the coding sequence ATGCTCACGGGAAAGCACGTGGAAGACGTTCCTCTGGAGTTCGGTCGCATCGTTTCGAGGAACATCACGAAGCATCCCGAGAACGGCATCGGCGGCTGGACGGACGGAGAGCTCGCCTATTTGCTCAAGACCGGAATCGATCGAAACGGCGTCTACGTCCCGCCCTACATGTCCAAGCTGCCGCATCTTTCGGACGAGGACCTCTTCTCCATCATCGCGTTTCTCCGCTCGGACGATCCGCTCGTCGCCCCCGAGGCGGTGGACCCCCCGGGCGTCACCGAGCCGTCGTTCCTCACGAAGGCGCTCACCCGGTTCGTCTTCGGGCCTCTCCCCTATCCCGACGCGCCCGTTCCCCCGCCCCCGCCGGGCGACGAGGTCGCCTTGGGCCGCTATCTCGTGGTGAACCTCGACTGCTACTCCTGCCACTCCGAGGACTTCAAGACGATGAACGTGGCCGAGCCGGAGAAGACCCCCGGCTATCTCGGGGGCGGCAATCCGCTCCTCGGCTTGAGCGGAGAGACGATTTATTCTCCGAACCTGACCCCGCATGAGGGCACCGGGATCGGGACGTGGACCCGTGAGGAGTTCCTGCGCGCGGTGCGCGAAGGATTCCGGCCGGACCATACGCCACTTCTCTATCCCATGGTGCCGCTGCCCGAGCTCAGCGATGCGGAGGTCGGCGCCATCTACGCGTACCTGCGCACGGTGCCTCCGATCGAGCGCGCCGTCGCCCGTGCGGACCAGCCTGCTCTCGCCGAGACGCTCGACGGCGAAGCGCTCTACCGGTACTACGGCTGCCGCTCCTGTCACGGGGACAACGGAGTCGGCATCGCCGACCTGCGTCAGGCCAATACGAGCTACCCGGCAGACGAGGACCTGAGACGATGGATCGAGGACCCGTCCACGACGAAGCCCGGAACGAAGATGCCCACCTGGAGGGGCGTCATCGCGGAGGAGCACTACGCTCCACTCATGGCCTACGTGCGCGCGCTCGGTAATCGGAACTGA
- a CDS encoding serine hydrolase domain-containing protein: protein MTISGLRRWTALTAVVSALLAAGSSPREVEAQATGDLEARLVRLDASLEILRRGYAIPGLSAAVVQNQRVVWEMGYGLDDVERGRPATPDTPYRIASLTKTFTSVLLLQCVEEATLDLDDPIQKYGSDIPEAEATVRDILTHTSEQTPGLVFRYSGDRYAVLTPVVEACTGQPYRVALARRILDPLAMRDSVPGQDLENPSPTLRALFEPGTLERYRAVLTRLAIPYSRANPFQVERSEYPPEGINASAGLVSTVRDLASYDSGLDHHLLLAEETQEAAWTPAVSRGGGTLPYGLGWFVQQYRGERVVWHFGDWPGSFSSLIVKVPGRNLTLILLANSDGLSEPFPLASGDVTASIFAALFLRLFLQ, encoded by the coding sequence ATGACGATCAGCGGGCTGCGGCGCTGGACCGCGCTGACGGCGGTCGTGAGCGCTCTGCTAGCCGCCGGTTCGAGCCCCCGCGAAGTCGAGGCCCAAGCCACCGGAGATCTAGAAGCGCGCCTCGTTCGCCTCGATGCATCGCTCGAAATTCTCAGGCGCGGCTACGCCATTCCCGGTCTGTCAGCCGCGGTGGTCCAGAACCAGCGTGTCGTTTGGGAAATGGGATACGGCCTCGATGACGTGGAGCGCGGTCGACCCGCCACACCCGACACTCCTTACCGCATTGCGTCACTCACCAAGACCTTCACGTCGGTGTTGCTGCTGCAATGCGTCGAGGAGGCAACGCTGGATCTCGATGATCCGATCCAGAAGTACGGCTCGGACATCCCTGAGGCAGAGGCCACGGTCCGGGACATCCTGACTCACACGTCGGAGCAGACACCCGGGCTGGTGTTCCGCTACAGCGGCGATCGCTACGCCGTGCTTACGCCTGTGGTGGAAGCCTGCACCGGTCAGCCCTATCGTGTGGCGCTGGCCAGACGCATCCTGGATCCGCTCGCGATGCGCGATTCGGTTCCGGGACAGGATCTGGAAAACCCCAGCCCCACGCTCCGCGCCCTGTTCGAACCAGGCACGCTCGAACGCTACCGGGCGGTGTTAACGCGACTGGCGATCCCATACAGCCGCGCCAACCCGTTCCAAGTCGAGCGTTCGGAGTACCCGCCCGAAGGCATCAACGCCTCGGCAGGCCTCGTCTCCACCGTGCGCGATCTCGCGAGCTATGACTCAGGGCTCGATCATCACTTGCTGCTGGCCGAGGAGACACAGGAAGCTGCTTGGACGCCGGCCGTTTCGCGTGGCGGCGGGACGTTACCTTACGGCCTGGGCTGGTTCGTCCAACAGTACCGAGGCGAACGGGTTGTCTGGCACTTCGGCGATTGGCCGGGCTCGTTCTCGTCTCTCATCGTCAAAGTGCCGGGACGGAATCTCACCCTGATCCTTTTGGCGAACAGCGACGGTCTGAGCGAGCCCTTCCCGTTGGCGAGCGGCGACGTCACCGCCTCTATCTTCGCTGCGCTCTTTCTGAGGCTCTTCCTGCAATGA